A region from the Natronorubrum halophilum genome encodes:
- a CDS encoding DUF5783 family protein has protein sequence MTEFDPETFEAEKYVHYFEELEAAYSNAYQQLHGRYDSTVLRAIDRKVLSESEPFYVGDGEFRVELPDDVRARVGSVADHDQFDVVLEELTDRIGTELQRTFGFESRE, from the coding sequence ATGACCGAGTTCGATCCCGAGACGTTCGAGGCGGAGAAGTACGTACACTACTTCGAGGAACTCGAGGCGGCGTACTCGAACGCCTATCAGCAACTCCACGGCCGGTACGATTCGACGGTGCTCCGCGCCATCGACCGCAAGGTACTGAGCGAGAGCGAGCCGTTCTACGTCGGAGACGGCGAGTTCCGCGTCGAACTCCCCGACGACGTCCGGGCTCGCGTCGGTTCGGTTGCTGACCACGACCAGTTCGACGTCGTTCTCGAGGAACTCACCGACCGAATCGGAACCGAACTACAGCGCACCTTCGGGTTCGAATCGCGCGAGTGA
- a CDS encoding Mrp/NBP35 family ATP-binding protein, whose product MDEAAVRDRLRTVEDPELGDDIVSLGLLNDVSVDGEHVDIDLALGAPYSPTESNIAGEIRELLIEDGLEPDLSASIPDRDDFSGEDQVLPNVKNVIAVSSGKGGVGKSTVAVNLAAGLSQLGAQVGLFDADVYGPNVPRMVDADEPPMATEDETLVPPEKYGVKLMSMAFLTGEDDPVIWRGPMVHKVITQLTEDVEWGHLDYLVIDLPPGTGDTQLTMLQTMPVTGAVIVTTPQDVALDDARKGLEMFAKHDTVVLGIAENMSTFACPDCGGEHDIFGSGGGREFADTHEMPFLGSIPLDPAVREGGDGGKPTVLEDGTDTGDAFRTITENVANNTGIVHRRGVSQGRRSEAASPDR is encoded by the coding sequence ATGGACGAAGCCGCCGTTCGCGACCGCCTCCGGACGGTCGAAGATCCGGAACTCGGCGACGATATCGTGTCGCTCGGACTTCTCAACGACGTTAGCGTCGACGGCGAGCACGTCGACATCGATCTCGCGCTCGGTGCACCGTACTCGCCGACCGAAAGCAACATCGCCGGCGAGATCCGCGAACTGCTCATCGAGGACGGCCTCGAGCCGGATCTCTCGGCGAGCATTCCCGACCGCGACGATTTCAGCGGCGAGGATCAGGTGCTGCCGAACGTCAAGAACGTCATCGCCGTCTCCTCAGGGAAGGGCGGCGTCGGGAAGTCGACGGTCGCGGTCAATCTCGCCGCCGGGCTCTCGCAGCTGGGCGCGCAGGTCGGCCTCTTCGACGCCGACGTGTACGGCCCGAACGTGCCGCGGATGGTCGACGCCGACGAGCCGCCGATGGCGACCGAGGACGAAACCCTCGTCCCGCCGGAGAAGTACGGCGTGAAGCTGATGAGCATGGCCTTCCTGACCGGCGAGGACGACCCGGTTATCTGGCGCGGCCCGATGGTCCACAAGGTCATCACGCAACTCACCGAGGACGTCGAGTGGGGACACCTCGACTACCTCGTCATCGACCTTCCGCCGGGGACCGGCGACACCCAACTCACGATGCTCCAGACCATGCCCGTCACGGGTGCCGTCATCGTCACGACGCCACAGGACGTCGCTTTAGACGACGCCCGGAAGGGCCTCGAGATGTTCGCCAAACACGACACCGTCGTTCTCGGTATCGCGGAGAACATGTCGACGTTCGCCTGTCCCGACTGCGGCGGCGAACACGACATCTTCGGCTCCGGCGGCGGCCGGGAGTTCGCCGACACCCACGAGATGCCGTTCCTGGGCTCGATCCCGCTCGATCCGGCCGTCCGCGAGGGCGGCGACGGCGGCAAGCCGACCGTTCTCGAGGACGGTACCGACACCGGCGACGCCTTCCGGACGATCACCGAGAACGTCGCGAACAACACGGGGATCGTCCACCGACGCGGCGTCTCGCAGGGCAGACGAAGCGAGGCCGCTTCGCCCGATCGATGA
- a CDS encoding uracil-DNA glycosylase, with amino-acid sequence MDEECRNCPALCETRTQVVHGYGDVGADFLFVGERPSERADEIGVPFAAPDSGAGGATGDRGGDAGTSLRRMLERLGLCDSTSPPDRPVLENVFLTNLTRCRDPDRKPTDEEIGNCDPYLNAEIRMINPEILVPVGERALAALGAEHTTTPVDELDLSTAHATRIRGRGFELVPMIDPRAQSDEQTQAWLESFVELMASDYRQTKGQRDR; translated from the coding sequence ATGGACGAGGAGTGTCGGAACTGTCCGGCGCTCTGTGAGACGCGGACGCAAGTTGTCCACGGCTACGGCGACGTGGGCGCTGATTTCCTGTTCGTCGGCGAGCGACCGAGCGAGCGCGCGGACGAGATCGGCGTGCCGTTTGCAGCCCCCGATAGCGGCGCGGGCGGAGCTACCGGCGACCGCGGTGGTGACGCGGGGACCAGCCTTCGGCGGATGCTCGAACGGCTGGGGCTCTGTGATTCGACTTCGCCGCCGGACCGACCCGTCCTCGAGAACGTCTTTCTGACGAACCTCACGCGCTGTCGCGATCCCGATCGGAAGCCGACCGACGAGGAGATAGGTAACTGCGATCCCTACCTCAACGCCGAGATTCGAATGATCAACCCCGAGATTCTCGTCCCCGTCGGCGAGCGAGCGCTGGCGGCGCTCGGAGCCGAGCACACGACGACGCCGGTCGACGAACTCGACCTGTCGACGGCCCACGCGACGCGGATCCGCGGCCGCGGGTTCGAACTCGTTCCCATGATCGACCCGCGGGCGCAGTCCGACGAGCAGACCCAGGCCTGGCTCGAGAGCTTCGTGGAGCTCATGGCGTCGGACTACCGACAGACGAAGGGACAGCGAGATCGGTGA
- a CDS encoding RNA-guided endonuclease InsQ/TnpB family protein has product MNYNYRYRLRPSDTLEEQLAWTVDTCRQVYNHFLHRLNRTDDTSAYSEQKLLSSLKKWWSDLKSVHSKVLQKVVQRLYDNLSTLRGRKENGYRVGQLKWKAPGEYRSFTYSQSGFKLKNTSGRTKLWLSKLGEIPLTFHRYLPEDAEIKTVTVKQEPTGKWYAILGVETPDDSPAKPENPDQCVGIDVGILKYAHDTDGTVVESLNLSDERERLERAQRDLSRKEHGSANWEKQRRVVAERHADLKRKRRDFLHKLSNYYAREYDLVTVEDLDAKGLVELPGNSRNRAGAAWGTFLRMLEYKCERERTHFVAVNPRGTTKECASCGVSTDKPLWVREHSCPACGFEADRDANAAWNILSRGIEQLGAGRSESTPVETALPVSSVVDAKRVVETGSPTLRREPSGER; this is encoded by the coding sequence ATGAACTACAACTACAGGTATCGACTCCGACCGTCCGACACTCTCGAAGAGCAGTTAGCGTGGACCGTCGATACCTGTAGACAGGTCTACAACCACTTCCTCCACCGACTCAACCGCACCGACGACACCTCTGCATACTCCGAGCAGAAACTTTTGTCGAGTCTCAAGAAGTGGTGGAGCGACCTGAAAAGCGTTCACTCGAAGGTCCTTCAGAAAGTCGTTCAGCGGTTGTACGACAATCTCTCGACGCTTCGCGGTCGCAAAGAGAATGGCTACCGCGTCGGCCAACTCAAGTGGAAAGCACCGGGCGAGTACCGCAGTTTCACTTACAGTCAATCCGGCTTCAAGCTCAAGAACACGAGCGGTCGGACCAAACTGTGGCTCTCGAAACTTGGAGAAATCCCGCTCACCTTCCACCGCTACCTACCTGAAGACGCCGAGATAAAGACCGTCACGGTCAAGCAGGAACCCACCGGCAAGTGGTACGCTATCCTCGGTGTCGAGACGCCCGACGACTCGCCTGCGAAACCGGAGAATCCTGATCAGTGCGTCGGTATCGACGTGGGGATTCTCAAGTACGCTCACGACACCGACGGCACGGTGGTCGAATCCCTCAACCTGTCCGACGAACGCGAGCGGTTGGAACGCGCTCAACGCGACCTCTCACGAAAGGAACACGGTTCCGCGAATTGGGAGAAACAGCGTCGAGTCGTAGCCGAGCGTCACGCCGACCTCAAGCGAAAGCGTCGTGACTTCCTCCACAAGCTCTCGAACTACTACGCCCGCGAGTACGACCTTGTGACAGTCGAAGACTTGGACGCGAAGGGCTTGGTCGAACTGCCGGGCAACTCTCGCAATCGAGCAGGTGCGGCGTGGGGGACGTTCCTGCGGATGCTCGAATACAAGTGTGAGCGGGAAAGAACGCACTTCGTCGCCGTGAACCCACGCGGAACGACCAAAGAGTGCGCGTCCTGCGGCGTTTCGACGGACAAGCCTCTGTGGGTCCGTGAACACTCGTGTCCGGCGTGTGGGTTCGAGGCGGATAGAGACGCAAACGCGGCGTGGAACATTCTTTCTCGTGGTATCGAGCAGTTAGGAGCGGGACGCTCCGAATCAACGCCTGTGGAGACTGCGCTCCCTGTGTCCTCGGTTGTGGATGCAAAGCGCGTCGTTGAAACAGGAAGCCCCACCCTCAGGCGCGAGCCGTCAGGCGAGCGGTAG
- a CDS encoding DUF2080 family transposase-associated protein: MDRHEIEGHEVIDGTAKATGNGAHVLVPKRWRGADVKVVRTTEPDE, translated from the coding sequence ATGGATAGACATGAAATCGAAGGCCACGAAGTCATCGACGGGACGGCCAAAGCAACCGGCAACGGCGCTCACGTTCTCGTCCCGAAACGGTGGCGTGGCGCAGACGTGAAAGTCGTCCGAACGACCGAGCCTGACGAGTAG
- a CDS encoding glycosyltransferase family protein, translated as MIVVVPVDPPREGLVLSSLVEQTPLSAAEAVTLYEATVIDVLRAVESSGGDLLINYRDADTLPAAVADDDAEAEVRALATDALGEFEEESGANGEGTVRFERQVGSSRAARVGNTVTHLLEQEAANSVGVLEPTAPLVGRTQIDGTAMSVRRHDVVLGPASDGRVYLAGFREPIDFTDAYAVPEVATLAARSAEAGLGVGFAPMLPTVATPAGLRSTLAMLEARRSADQPGAAATAAVVDELGLEIGDGELLERA; from the coding sequence ATGATCGTCGTCGTTCCGGTCGACCCGCCCCGAGAGGGACTCGTGTTATCGTCGCTCGTCGAGCAAACGCCGCTTTCCGCCGCCGAAGCGGTCACGCTCTACGAAGCGACCGTCATCGACGTTCTTCGGGCCGTCGAGTCCAGCGGTGGCGACCTGCTGATCAACTACCGCGACGCGGACACCCTCCCCGCGGCGGTCGCCGATGACGACGCCGAAGCGGAGGTGCGGGCGCTGGCAACCGACGCGCTCGGCGAATTCGAGGAGGAGAGCGGCGCTAACGGCGAAGGAACCGTCCGATTCGAACGCCAGGTCGGCTCGAGTCGCGCCGCGCGGGTCGGCAACACCGTCACCCACCTGCTCGAGCAGGAGGCGGCGAACAGCGTCGGTGTCCTCGAGCCGACGGCGCCGCTGGTCGGCCGGACGCAGATCGACGGCACGGCGATGTCGGTCCGCCGTCATGACGTCGTCCTCGGTCCCGCGTCGGACGGCCGGGTGTACCTCGCCGGCTTTCGCGAGCCGATCGATTTCACCGACGCGTACGCAGTCCCCGAGGTGGCCACGCTGGCCGCACGGAGCGCCGAAGCGGGACTCGGGGTCGGTTTCGCACCGATGCTCCCAACCGTGGCGACGCCCGCTGGGCTTCGATCGACGCTCGCGATGCTCGAGGCGCGCCGGAGCGCCGACCAGCCGGGCGCGGCGGCGACGGCTGCAGTCGTCGACGAGTTGGGGCTGGAGATCGGAGACGGAGAGTTGCTCGAGCGAGCGTAG
- a CDS encoding tyrosine-type recombinase/integrase, producing the protein MKDTEKVEGIVLIPGPSEEYLNERQWVDYEHHRRDLIEWLANFGKDPEALEGYAHDTARNYAAITDKFYRWTWDRQDGYSVQMTHDEAELYLRELVKDDYTKSHLNNVQLALKALFRWHSATDKWDPDIKLKGSSSVSQPKDFVTEKERRKLREASLEYGTVPAYSALDPDGRDKWKIHLARRFGKAKKEITQEDWNRANGFKYPSIVHTSLDAGLRPIEVGRAKTYWVDVENAVLRIPEKESSKNEENWVVSLRRETADILGRWLLERDLYEKYDDNDSLWLTRHSNPYSSSSLRVLLDNLCEIADIDRDISWYTIRHSVGTYMAREEGLAAAQSQLRHRRSETTMKYDQAPVKDRRDALDRMG; encoded by the coding sequence ATGAAAGACACCGAGAAAGTTGAAGGTATCGTTTTAATCCCTGGCCCGAGTGAAGAATATCTGAATGAACGCCAATGGGTAGACTACGAACACCACCGTCGAGACCTCATTGAGTGGCTTGCGAACTTCGGAAAAGACCCCGAAGCACTTGAGGGATATGCCCACGACACCGCCAGAAATTATGCAGCAATCACTGACAAGTTCTATAGGTGGACATGGGATCGTCAAGACGGCTACTCTGTTCAGATGACACACGACGAGGCAGAATTATATCTTCGAGAACTGGTGAAGGACGATTATACCAAAAGTCATCTGAATAACGTCCAGCTGGCTTTGAAGGCCCTATTCAGGTGGCACTCAGCGACAGACAAATGGGACCCGGACATCAAACTAAAAGGAAGCTCGAGTGTTTCGCAACCAAAGGACTTTGTGACAGAAAAAGAGCGTCGTAAACTTCGAGAAGCATCTCTCGAATACGGGACTGTTCCCGCCTATAGCGCTCTTGATCCGGATGGACGCGATAAGTGGAAAATACATTTAGCTCGGCGCTTCGGAAAGGCTAAGAAAGAGATAACCCAAGAAGACTGGAATCGAGCAAACGGATTCAAATATCCATCTATAGTGCATACAAGTCTTGACGCCGGATTACGTCCGATCGAAGTCGGACGCGCAAAAACATACTGGGTGGATGTAGAGAATGCCGTTTTACGAATCCCAGAGAAAGAATCATCGAAGAATGAAGAAAACTGGGTTGTTAGCCTTCGGCGGGAAACAGCTGATATTCTTGGGCGATGGTTGCTTGAACGAGATCTCTACGAGAAGTACGACGACAATGATTCGCTATGGCTAACACGTCATAGCAACCCTTACAGTTCGTCCTCTTTGCGTGTTCTCCTCGATAATCTATGCGAAATTGCAGATATTGATCGGGACATTAGCTGGTATACGATTAGACACTCAGTGGGGACCTACATGGCTCGAGAAGAAGGTTTAGCAGCTGCTCAGAGTCAACTTCGACATAGACGTTCAGAGACGACAATGAAATATGATCAAGCTCCAGTCAAGGATCGGAGGGATGCTTTAGATAGAATGGGTTAA
- the citE gene encoding L-malyl-CoA/beta-methylmalyl-CoA lyase — MTDDIRLCRTFQTAPAGVPKDDSAKYLRSGLEAEGFQAPDWLVPDMEDGTAPNMKDEGLENTIELVPEYDFPGEIWPRVEWSYEDESFRDRGREQIDRLVGEIGDELDGVVVPKVGRVEDVERAAEVVAEAEAEHGYADGSIRLSIIVETGRARSDLREISKFGAESRLTALVFGPVDYAAELGARDLGTGRPRWDGLLEALSNEASAADLLCIGGPFDDLFKERAGLTYYNADAYADQVEHEAHLGLDGSWSLYPKQTIQANTIHMPTPDELERDVSKIERFNAAKREGTGAVTLDGQMVDEATFKVFRNTIQQVRAIDGTRPEQTETYYDEDLLGRARDLELSYQ; from the coding sequence ATGACCGACGACATCCGACTCTGCCGAACCTTCCAGACCGCACCGGCCGGCGTCCCGAAAGACGACTCGGCGAAGTACCTCCGTTCGGGCCTCGAGGCCGAGGGCTTCCAGGCTCCCGACTGGCTCGTCCCTGACATGGAGGACGGGACGGCCCCGAACATGAAAGACGAGGGGCTCGAGAACACGATCGAACTCGTTCCCGAGTACGACTTCCCCGGCGAGATCTGGCCCCGCGTCGAGTGGAGCTACGAGGACGAGTCCTTCCGCGACCGCGGCCGCGAACAGATCGACCGACTCGTCGGCGAGATCGGCGACGAACTCGACGGCGTCGTCGTTCCCAAGGTCGGCCGCGTCGAAGACGTCGAGCGCGCCGCCGAAGTCGTCGCGGAAGCCGAAGCCGAACACGGCTACGCGGACGGCTCGATCCGCCTCTCGATCATCGTCGAGACCGGGCGCGCCCGCTCGGATCTCCGCGAAATTTCGAAGTTCGGCGCGGAATCCCGGCTCACCGCGCTGGTCTTCGGCCCCGTCGACTACGCCGCCGAACTCGGCGCTCGAGACCTCGGCACCGGCCGCCCGCGCTGGGACGGCCTCCTCGAGGCGCTCTCGAACGAAGCCAGCGCCGCCGATCTGCTCTGTATCGGCGGTCCGTTCGACGACCTGTTCAAGGAACGGGCCGGCCTGACCTACTACAACGCCGACGCCTACGCGGATCAGGTCGAACACGAGGCCCACCTCGGACTCGACGGCTCCTGGTCTCTCTACCCTAAACAGACGATTCAGGCCAACACGATCCACATGCCCACACCGGACGAACTCGAGCGCGACGTGAGCAAGATCGAGCGCTTCAACGCGGCCAAACGCGAGGGGACCGGCGCGGTCACCCTCGACGGTCAGATGGTCGACGAGGCGACGTTCAAGGTCTTCCGCAATACGATCCAGCAGGTCCGTGCGATCGACGGGACCCGCCCCGAGCAGACTGAAACGTACTACGACGAGGACCTGCTGGGCCGAGCGCGCGACCTCGAACTGTCCTACCAGTAG
- the mch gene encoding 2-methylfumaryl-CoA hydratase has product MTRESRGNSDDGSGARSDPQPIDLTDPDTFARALERVETREKGNCFEDFAEGDVVEHDPGLTLTRWGNESWMSQTLNHDPAYWRTDAAEARGYEEPPIHPDYLTAATLGITVEDLSEKGGYFLGRTDVRFPETPVYAGTELHVESEVVDRATSSSRPKYGIVSWRTRGTDAETGDVLCSYERTNMIPRRDPVAADGNGEGTDGGAAAADADDDEPTLPAAFVAPDGGYFEDFVDALEEADGRDAAVAYRHERGRTQDDVTVASLPLATLNTAKQHHNVDVMADSPSGGIVTYGDVTRSTALGHARSDERTWREVGFDDESFHTFVAVGDTVYAFTRVLSATDDAGSDEAGTVRFEHVAFNQDDEPVYSGTRTAEIRKRSR; this is encoded by the coding sequence ATGACTAGGGAATCGCGAGGAAACTCCGACGACGGGAGCGGAGCGCGAAGCGATCCGCAACCGATCGACCTGACGGACCCCGACACGTTCGCGCGGGCGCTCGAGCGGGTCGAGACCAGGGAGAAGGGCAACTGCTTCGAGGACTTCGCCGAGGGCGACGTCGTCGAACACGATCCCGGGCTCACGCTCACCCGCTGGGGCAACGAGTCCTGGATGAGCCAGACGCTCAACCACGACCCCGCCTACTGGCGGACCGACGCCGCCGAAGCCCGCGGTTACGAGGAGCCGCCGATTCACCCGGACTACCTCACCGCCGCCACGCTGGGTATCACCGTCGAGGACCTGAGCGAGAAGGGCGGTTACTTCCTCGGCCGCACCGACGTGCGATTCCCCGAGACACCCGTCTACGCGGGCACCGAACTCCACGTCGAAAGCGAGGTCGTCGATAGGGCGACCTCGAGTTCCCGACCGAAGTACGGCATCGTCTCCTGGCGCACCCGTGGAACGGACGCCGAGACCGGCGACGTGCTCTGTTCCTACGAGCGCACGAACATGATCCCGCGGCGCGACCCCGTCGCGGCGGACGGGAACGGTGAGGGAACCGACGGTGGGGCCGCGGCCGCCGACGCGGACGACGACGAACCCACTCTCCCGGCGGCGTTCGTCGCACCCGACGGCGGCTACTTCGAGGACTTCGTCGACGCCCTCGAGGAGGCCGACGGTCGCGATGCGGCCGTCGCCTACCGGCACGAGCGCGGCCGGACGCAGGACGACGTCACCGTCGCCTCCCTGCCCCTCGCGACGCTCAACACGGCCAAACAACACCACAACGTCGACGTGATGGCCGACTCGCCGTCGGGCGGCATCGTCACCTACGGCGACGTCACCCGCTCGACGGCGCTGGGTCACGCCCGCTCCGACGAGCGAACCTGGCGCGAGGTCGGCTTCGACGACGAATCGTTCCACACCTTCGTCGCGGTGGGCGACACCGTCTACGCGTTCACGCGCGTGCTCTCCGCCACGGACGATGCGGGCAGCGACGAGGCGGGCACCGTCCGGTTCGAACACGTCGCGTTCAACCAGGACGACGAACCCGTCTACTCGGGCACGCGCACGGCGGAGATTCGAAAGCGCTCCCGCTGA
- a CDS encoding methylaspartate ammonia-lyase — protein sequence MIITGMYATPGYAGFFFDDQRAIKHGAEHDGFIYDGEPVTDGFDEIRQAGESIIVDVELADGTVVRGDCAAVQYSGAGGRDPLFKAEEYAPIIEGPVADELEGRDATAFLENAELLEEMRVEGDRLHTAIRYGVSQALLAAAAEAENATRTDVLADAFGTEPATEPVPVFGQSGDNRYINTEKMFVKGVPVLPHALINSVEKIGENGETLLEYVEWLTERSQELGPDGYEPRFHIDVYGMIGEIFEAPYDREEVVDYFAALEDAAAPYPIQIEGPMDAGSRPAQIEAMVELREGLKAAGVSVDIVADEWCNTFEDVRAFVDAEAADLVQIKTPDLGGIHRSGQAVRYCEGTDTRAYLGGTCNETDTSARACAHVALATDAAQVLAKPGMGFDEGYMIVENEMRRTIARREREALTTTTDEVTADD from the coding sequence ATGATCATTACAGGAATGTACGCCACGCCCGGCTACGCCGGGTTCTTCTTCGACGACCAGCGCGCGATCAAGCACGGTGCCGAACACGACGGCTTCATCTACGACGGTGAGCCCGTTACCGACGGCTTCGACGAGATTCGCCAGGCCGGCGAGAGCATCATCGTCGACGTCGAACTCGCGGACGGCACCGTCGTCCGCGGCGACTGCGCCGCCGTCCAGTACTCCGGTGCCGGCGGACGCGACCCGCTGTTCAAAGCCGAGGAGTACGCCCCGATCATCGAAGGCCCCGTCGCCGACGAACTCGAGGGGCGCGACGCGACGGCGTTCCTCGAGAACGCCGAGTTACTCGAGGAGATGCGGGTCGAAGGCGACCGTCTCCACACGGCGATTCGCTACGGCGTCTCGCAGGCGCTGCTGGCTGCCGCGGCCGAAGCCGAGAACGCGACGCGCACGGACGTGCTGGCCGACGCCTTCGGCACCGAGCCCGCGACGGAGCCGGTGCCCGTCTTCGGCCAGTCCGGCGACAATCGCTACATCAACACCGAGAAGATGTTCGTCAAGGGCGTCCCCGTCCTGCCACACGCGCTGATCAACAGCGTCGAAAAGATCGGCGAGAACGGCGAGACGCTGCTCGAGTACGTGGAGTGGCTGACCGAACGCTCGCAGGAACTCGGTCCCGACGGCTACGAGCCCCGATTCCACATCGACGTCTACGGCATGATCGGCGAGATCTTCGAGGCACCCTACGACCGCGAGGAAGTCGTCGACTACTTCGCCGCACTCGAGGACGCCGCCGCACCCTACCCGATCCAGATCGAGGGGCCGATGGACGCCGGCAGCCGTCCCGCACAGATCGAGGCGATGGTCGAACTCCGCGAGGGGCTCAAAGCCGCCGGCGTCTCCGTCGACATCGTCGCCGACGAGTGGTGTAACACCTTCGAGGACGTCCGGGCGTTCGTCGACGCCGAGGCGGCCGATCTCGTACAGATCAAGACGCCCGACCTCGGCGGCATCCACCGCAGCGGACAGGCGGTCCGCTACTGCGAGGGGACCGACACCCGGGCGTACCTCGGCGGAACCTGCAACGAGACAGACACCTCAGCGCGTGCCTGCGCTCACGTCGCGCTCGCGACCGACGCGGCGCAGGTGCTCGCAAAGCCCGGCATGGGCTTCGACGAGGGCTACATGATCGTCGAAAACGAGATGCGACGAACGATCGCCCGACGCGAACGGGAAGCGTTAACAACCACCACCGACGAGGTGACCGCAGATGACTAG
- a CDS encoding methylaspartate mutase subunit E produces the protein MIRDERIPSDELRRIDEEIRSDWHTGDAVDFEEAIAYHESLPERKRFADVLESADKPLLQPRAGVPRLDDQIELSQYLLEEGKADLIPTTIDSYTRDNEYEKAQQGLEKARETGDDTLNGFPAVNHGVDGCRKLIDAVDAPIEVRHGTPDARLLAAITFAGGFQSFEGGPISYNIPYTKRHGLAETIEKWQFVDRLAGAYTERGVRINREPFGPLTGTLVPPSIAIAIMIVEGKLAATQGVRSLTLGYGQVGNVVQDVAALNALKKLGREYLPDEVVVTTVFHEWMGGFPPDEARANGVISFGGMTAAIAQPDKVITKSPQEFQGVPTMEANSAGLRTTRQVIDMAIEQQIDIDGIEEEQDLIERETRCLMDTIFEHGDGDVVQGTLKAFDSGALDVPFAPSDSAAGAVLPARDDDGRVRIFEWADLEMDDDIKEIHKARLSQRADTEGRKQSFRMVADDVDAISDGKLIGRPQGDVKP, from the coding sequence ATGATACGAGACGAACGTATTCCCTCCGACGAGCTACGGCGTATCGACGAAGAGATCCGATCCGACTGGCACACCGGCGACGCCGTCGATTTCGAGGAGGCGATCGCGTACCACGAATCGCTGCCCGAGCGCAAGCGGTTCGCGGACGTTCTGGAGTCGGCCGACAAGCCGCTCCTCCAGCCTCGAGCCGGCGTTCCTCGGCTCGACGATCAGATCGAGCTCTCACAGTACCTTCTCGAAGAGGGGAAGGCGGATCTCATTCCGACCACGATCGACTCGTACACGCGCGATAACGAGTACGAGAAGGCCCAACAGGGCCTCGAGAAGGCCCGCGAGACGGGTGACGACACGCTCAACGGCTTCCCGGCCGTCAACCACGGCGTCGACGGCTGTCGCAAACTGATCGACGCGGTCGACGCGCCGATCGAGGTTCGTCACGGGACGCCGGACGCCCGACTCCTCGCGGCGATCACCTTCGCCGGCGGCTTCCAGAGCTTCGAGGGCGGCCCGATCTCCTACAACATTCCGTACACGAAACGCCACGGACTCGCGGAGACCATCGAGAAGTGGCAGTTCGTCGACCGGCTGGCGGGTGCCTATACCGAACGCGGCGTGCGGATCAACCGCGAGCCCTTCGGTCCCCTCACGGGGACGCTCGTCCCGCCTTCGATCGCGATCGCGATCATGATCGTGGAGGGGAAACTGGCCGCGACGCAGGGCGTGCGCTCGCTCACGCTCGGCTACGGACAGGTCGGCAACGTCGTCCAGGACGTCGCCGCACTGAACGCGCTCAAGAAGCTGGGCAGGGAGTACCTGCCCGACGAGGTCGTCGTCACCACCGTTTTCCACGAGTGGATGGGGGGCTTCCCGCCGGACGAGGCTCGCGCCAACGGCGTGATCAGCTTCGGAGGAATGACCGCCGCCATCGCCCAACCGGACAAGGTCATCACCAAGTCTCCACAGGAGTTCCAGGGCGTGCCGACCATGGAAGCGAACTCCGCGGGCCTGCGCACCACGCGACAGGTCATCGACATGGCCATCGAACAGCAGATCGATATCGACGGCATCGAGGAAGAACAGGATCTCATCGAGCGCGAGACGCGCTGTCTGATGGATACCATCTTCGAACACGGCGACGGCGACGTCGTCCAGGGAACCCTCAAGGCCTTCGACTCCGGCGCGCTCGACGTGCCGTTCGCCCCCAGCGACAGCGCGGCCGGTGCCGTGCTCCCCGCTCGAGACGACGACGGTCGCGTCCGCATCTTCGAGTGGGCCGACCTCGAGATGGACGACGACATCAAGGAGATTCACAAGGCCCGACTGTCCCAACGCGCGGACACCGAGGGTCGCAAACAGTCGTTCCGAATGGTCGCGGACGACGTCGACGCGATCAGCGACGGCAAACTCATCGGCCGACCGCAGGGTGACGTTAAACCATGA